A single window of Desulfovibrio sp. G11 DNA harbors:
- the speB gene encoding agmatinase has product MQHFLASEYSPVLPEQAGFHIIPVPLEQSVSYGAGTAGGPAALLEASQQLEAWECGHAPGETGFYTAPPVDCGGPVEKVLDRIEAATARAISCAALPVLLGGEHTVTLGALRALAKEAQRSREPFGIVQFDAHADLRSSYEGSPYSHACVMHRAVADLGLPLVQFAVRDFCREEAEVRKAHNVTHYDAYFMARVGLPEQPLPEDFPRRIYITFDVDAFDASLMPATGTPSPGGISWREAHFILERCVAGRRVIGLDVVELAPIQGLHHCNFTAAKLTHLLMGLAHAANTGPDGA; this is encoded by the coding sequence ATGCAGCATTTTCTGGCATCAGAATACAGCCCTGTTTTGCCTGAACAGGCGGGTTTTCATATCATCCCCGTTCCGCTTGAGCAGAGCGTTTCTTACGGCGCGGGTACGGCTGGCGGCCCTGCGGCTCTGCTCGAGGCCTCGCAGCAGCTTGAAGCCTGGGAATGCGGACATGCCCCGGGCGAGACAGGTTTTTATACCGCGCCGCCTGTGGACTGCGGCGGCCCTGTTGAAAAGGTGCTCGACCGCATCGAGGCTGCCACGGCCCGCGCCATTTCGTGTGCGGCCCTGCCCGTGCTGCTCGGCGGCGAGCATACCGTTACCCTTGGCGCACTGCGCGCCCTGGCAAAAGAAGCGCAACGCAGTCGCGAGCCTTTCGGCATCGTGCAGTTCGACGCCCATGCCGACCTGCGGTCTTCGTATGAAGGAAGCCCCTATTCCCACGCCTGTGTGATGCACCGTGCCGTGGCCGATCTTGGCCTGCCGCTGGTGCAGTTTGCCGTGCGCGACTTTTGCCGCGAAGAGGCCGAGGTGCGCAAGGCGCATAATGTTACGCATTATGATGCCTATTTCATGGCGCGTGTGGGCCTGCCCGAGCAGCCCCTGCCCGAGGATTTTCCCCGGCGTATCTATATCACCTTTGATGTGGACGCGTTTGACGCATCACTCATGCCTGCCACAGGCACACCTTCGCCCGGCGGCATAAGCTGGCGCGAGGCCCACTTCATTCTTGAGCGCTGCGTGGCCGGGCGCAGGGTAATCGGGCTTGATGTGGTGGAGCTGGCGCCCATACAGGGGCTGCACCATTGCAACTTTACGGCGGCCAAACTGACGCATCTGCTTATGGGGCTGGCCCATGCGGCCAATACCGGCCCGGATGGGGCATGA
- the panB gene encoding 3-methyl-2-oxobutanoate hydroxymethyltransferase: MKNTVVTFRAAKGQDKLVVLTAYDYSTARVMDAAGVNALLVGDSLGMVMLGHEDTLGVSMDDMVRHCGAVARGAEQALVICDMPYMSYHTGIDEAVRNAGRLVTEGRAQAVKLEGGAEFCDVVRAIVRASIPVMGHLGLTPQSVNAMGGFKMQGKTPAAAQKLLDDARALQEAGAFALVLECVPAPLAARITKELAIPVIGIGAGADCDGQVLVWQDMAGLNARPLPRFVKYFGSVDMALRDAIEAYTREVRVGAFPGEEHCYPLPEGMEKALKKLK, from the coding sequence ATGAAAAACACTGTGGTCACCTTTCGTGCCGCCAAGGGGCAGGACAAGCTTGTTGTGCTTACCGCCTATGACTACAGCACGGCCCGCGTCATGGATGCCGCCGGGGTCAACGCTCTGCTGGTAGGGGATTCTCTCGGTATGGTCATGCTGGGGCATGAGGATACGCTAGGCGTCAGCATGGACGACATGGTCCGTCATTGTGGCGCAGTGGCACGCGGCGCGGAGCAGGCCCTCGTTATCTGCGATATGCCTTATATGAGTTACCACACAGGAATTGATGAGGCTGTGCGCAATGCCGGAAGGCTGGTGACGGAAGGGCGCGCCCAGGCCGTCAAGCTGGAAGGCGGCGCGGAATTCTGCGATGTGGTGAGGGCCATTGTACGGGCTTCCATTCCTGTCATGGGGCATCTTGGCCTTACGCCCCAGTCTGTGAACGCCATGGGTGGCTTCAAGATGCAGGGTAAGACTCCGGCAGCGGCCCAGAAACTGCTGGACGACGCCCGCGCCCTTCAGGAGGCCGGAGCCTTTGCGCTGGTGCTCGAATGCGTACCCGCCCCGCTGGCTGCCCGTATTACAAAGGAACTTGCCATTCCTGTCATCGGCATCGGCGCAGGGGCCGACTGCGATGGCCAGGTACTGGTCTGGCAGGACATGGCGGGCCTCAATGCCCGTCCGCTGCCACGCTTTGTAAAATATTTCGGCTCGGTGGACATGGCCCTGCGCGATGCCATCGAAGCCTATACCCGTGAGGTGCGCGTGGGGGCTTTTCCCGGTGAGGAACATTGCTATCCCCTGCCCGAAGGTATGGAAAAAGCCCTGAAAAAGCTTAAATAG
- a CDS encoding Dyp-type peroxidase: MKPQDVTNTPGEHAIFMVFGLQDEAGAAAKVKDLCADFSAVARSMRTRLPDSAISCIMGFGAEAWNRLFPGRGKPGELEVFKEIKGNRHTAVSTPGDIFFHIRAARLDVCLEAASIISAKLQGAVYAIDEVQGFRYYDGRSIIGFVDGTENPEDDARLTAATIGDEDAAFKGGSYAFVQKYLHDMDAWNALSTEEQEKAIGRHKFNDVELSDDEKPENAHNAVTNIEDADGNELKIVRANMPFANPAKSEFGTYFIGYAGTFSTTRKMLENMFIGEPVGNTDRLLDFSTAATGTLFFIPPLEMLEALGES, from the coding sequence ATGAAACCGCAAGACGTTACCAATACTCCAGGCGAACATGCTATTTTTATGGTCTTCGGCCTTCAGGACGAGGCCGGGGCTGCGGCAAAAGTAAAAGACCTGTGCGCCGACTTTTCAGCCGTTGCCCGAAGCATGCGCACCCGCCTGCCTGACTCGGCAATCAGCTGCATAATGGGCTTCGGCGCGGAAGCCTGGAACAGGCTCTTTCCCGGGCGCGGCAAACCCGGTGAACTGGAAGTGTTCAAGGAAATCAAAGGGAACAGGCACACCGCCGTTTCCACCCCGGGCGACATTTTTTTCCACATCCGCGCGGCACGGCTTGACGTATGCCTTGAAGCGGCATCCATCATCAGCGCCAAGCTGCAGGGAGCAGTATACGCCATTGATGAGGTGCAGGGCTTCCGCTATTACGACGGCCGCTCCATCATCGGCTTTGTTGACGGCACGGAAAACCCCGAAGACGACGCACGGCTGACAGCCGCCACGATTGGCGACGAAGACGCGGCGTTCAAGGGCGGCAGTTACGCTTTTGTGCAAAAATATCTGCACGATATGGATGCCTGGAACGCCCTTTCTACAGAGGAGCAGGAAAAAGCCATTGGCAGGCATAAATTCAACGACGTTGAACTCAGCGACGACGAAAAGCCGGAAAACGCGCACAATGCCGTGACCAACATTGAAGACGCGGACGGCAATGAACTGAAAATCGTGCGGGCAAACATGCCCTTTGCCAATCCTGCCAAAAGCGAATTCGGCACATATTTCATCGGCTACGCAGGCACGTTTTCCACAACGCGCAAAATGCTTGAAAACATGTTTATTGGCGAACCCGTCGGCAATACGGACCGCCTGCTTGATTTCAGCACCGCAGCTACCGGCACGCTGTTTTTTATTCCCCCGCTGGAAATGCTTGAAGCGCTGGGAGAGAGCTAG
- a CDS encoding DEAD/DEAH box helicase, translated as MSVGSYIAALLASEKLGGQVTCHRLLPASEARYAPTRLPWPAAISRTLEQRGIPGLYSHQALATDHIRAGHSIVAATPTASGKSLIYNLPVLERHLRDPDARALYLFPLKALAQDQLAAFNALTAAWPKDARPAAALYDGDTTDHFRRKIRRDPPAVLISNPEMLHLGILPHHEQWAAFLAGLTHVVVDEAHTYRGVFGAHMAQVFRRLNRLAGRYGANPVYVLCTATVGNPGELGAALTGAAWPGTGDSRHPESPVPSGTDAAATQTVEAGGFFPQQPAALPPPVVIDRSGAPQGPRHFVFLNPEQSPATAAIDLLKAALARNLRTIVYCRSRRMTELISLWAGQSGSFSSRISAYRAGFLPEERRSIESRMASGELLAVVSTSALELGIDIGGLDVCILVGYPGTVMATLQRGGRVGRAQQESAVIVVAGEDALDQYFARNPDDFFNRPPEKAVVNPDNEVILARHLECAAAEMPLRLGEAMLASPAALDAARALNAQGLLLQSAEGGQFMASRKRPQRHVDLRGTGQTFSIEDGQGHIIGSVDGFRAWRETHPGAVYLHRGRSYIIEEIDSGRARIVAKEARVSWFTRTRGQKSTDILEEAERTSLGRVLVCRGRLRIIDTITGYEKRSTTGNRLLTIAPLDAPPQVFETEGLWFVIPDNIRAGLEENFMHFMGGIHALEHAAIGMLPLLIMADRNDFGGISTPMHIQLGLPAVFIYDGLPGGAGLTRQAFSDARALLEATCKTVASCPCEDGCPSCVHSPKCGSGNRPISKLAALELLRRLLAPGSEGDHLLQTLVTSPPPPRPELEQKLDFFAANGAAAAPVPQTSGTAEPAGTDAHAAAPRHAGKDTGMLPAAAEGTSPASGITAPRKRIRQHDAACAPSAVRSEVNSMTGLLPHTPIAPPAHFLVFDVETRRAAAEVGGWHKAGDMGVSVAVAYDSRADDFFSYSQDELPALFERMRAAGLVVGFNSLRFDYAVLTPFAPFDLRGLPSLDLLQRVKERLSYRISLDNLGQATLNEPKSADGLQALRWWKEGKVEEITAYCRKDVDLTRRLYLYGLEHGHLLFTNKAGGRVRVPVNFSPL; from the coding sequence ATGTCTGTGGGTTCTTACATCGCCGCCTTGCTGGCCTCGGAAAAACTGGGTGGGCAGGTCACCTGCCACCGTCTGCTGCCTGCGTCCGAAGCCCGGTATGCCCCCACGCGCCTGCCCTGGCCCGCGGCCATAAGCCGTACCCTTGAACAGCGCGGCATCCCGGGCCTCTATAGCCATCAGGCCCTGGCCACAGACCATATCCGCGCCGGGCACTCCATTGTGGCAGCCACGCCCACGGCCAGCGGCAAGAGCCTCATTTACAACCTGCCCGTGCTGGAACGCCACCTGCGCGACCCCGACGCACGCGCCCTGTATCTTTTTCCGCTCAAGGCCCTGGCCCAGGACCAGCTTGCGGCCTTTAACGCCCTCACCGCCGCATGGCCCAAGGACGCCCGCCCCGCCGCCGCCCTGTATGACGGCGACACCACGGACCATTTCAGGCGCAAGATCCGGCGCGACCCGCCCGCGGTGCTCATCAGCAACCCGGAAATGCTGCATCTGGGTATCCTGCCCCATCACGAGCAGTGGGCGGCCTTTCTGGCAGGTCTGACCCATGTGGTGGTGGATGAGGCCCATACCTATCGGGGCGTATTCGGCGCACATATGGCGCAGGTTTTCCGGCGGCTCAACCGGCTGGCCGGACGTTACGGGGCAAATCCGGTCTACGTGCTGTGCACGGCCACGGTGGGTAATCCCGGCGAACTGGGCGCGGCGCTCACCGGCGCGGCATGGCCCGGAACCGGAGACAGCAGGCATCCTGAAAGCCCCGTACCGTCCGGAACAGATGCCGCTGCCACACAAACCGTCGAAGCCGGGGGATTTTTTCCGCAGCAGCCTGCGGCATTGCCGCCGCCCGTGGTCATTGACAGGTCCGGCGCGCCGCAGGGACCACGGCATTTTGTTTTTCTCAATCCCGAACAAAGCCCGGCCACGGCGGCCATTGACCTGCTCAAGGCGGCTCTGGCCCGCAACCTGCGCACCATCGTCTATTGCCGTTCACGCCGCATGACAGAGCTTATCAGCCTGTGGGCCGGGCAGTCCGGTTCATTTTCCAGCCGCATTTCCGCCTATCGCGCGGGCTTTTTGCCCGAAGAACGCCGGAGCATCGAATCACGCATGGCCAGCGGCGAACTGCTGGCCGTGGTCAGTACCAGCGCCCTTGAACTGGGCATAGACATCGGCGGCCTTGATGTCTGCATTCTTGTGGGCTATCCGGGTACGGTCATGGCCACCCTGCAACGCGGCGGGCGCGTGGGCCGTGCGCAGCAGGAGTCCGCCGTTATCGTGGTTGCGGGCGAAGACGCGCTGGACCAGTATTTTGCCCGCAATCCCGACGATTTTTTCAACCGCCCTCCGGAAAAGGCCGTGGTTAATCCCGACAATGAGGTTATTCTGGCCCGGCATCTGGAATGCGCCGCCGCAGAAATGCCCCTGCGCCTCGGCGAAGCCATGCTGGCAAGCCCCGCGGCACTGGACGCCGCCCGCGCACTCAACGCGCAGGGGCTGCTGCTCCAGTCCGCCGAGGGCGGGCAGTTCATGGCCTCGCGCAAGCGCCCCCAGCGCCATGTGGACCTGCGCGGCACAGGACAGACCTTCAGCATTGAGGACGGGCAAGGGCATATCATCGGCTCGGTGGACGGCTTTCGCGCATGGCGCGAGACGCATCCCGGCGCGGTCTACCTGCACCGGGGCCGCAGCTACATCATTGAAGAAATAGACTCCGGCCGCGCCCGCATTGTTGCCAAAGAGGCCAGAGTGAGCTGGTTTACCCGTACGCGCGGGCAAAAATCAACGGACATCCTTGAAGAAGCAGAGCGCACTTCTCTGGGCCGCGTTCTGGTATGCCGTGGGCGGCTGCGCATTATCGATACCATCACAGGCTACGAAAAACGCTCCACCACGGGCAACCGCCTGCTCACCATCGCCCCGCTGGACGCCCCGCCCCAGGTTTTTGAAACCGAAGGATTGTGGTTTGTCATACCGGACAATATCCGCGCCGGGCTGGAAGAAAACTTCATGCACTTTATGGGCGGCATCCACGCGCTGGAGCACGCGGCCATCGGCATGCTGCCTCTGCTCATCATGGCCGACCGCAATGACTTTGGCGGCATATCCACGCCCATGCACATCCAGCTTGGCCTGCCCGCCGTCTTTATTTACGACGGGCTTCCCGGTGGCGCGGGACTAACCCGCCAGGCCTTTTCCGATGCGCGCGCCCTGCTTGAAGCCACCTGCAAAACCGTGGCCTCCTGCCCCTGCGAGGACGGCTGCCCCTCCTGCGTGCACTCGCCCAAATGCGGCTCTGGCAACAGGCCCATCAGCAAGCTGGCCGCCCTGGAACTGTTACGCCGGCTGCTCGCGCCGGGCAGCGAGGGCGACCATCTGTTGCAGACGCTGGTTACAAGCCCGCCGCCACCGCGTCCGGAACTGGAACAGAAGCTGGATTTTTTTGCGGCAAACGGCGCTGCGGCGGCTCCTGTCCCCCAAACCTCCGGCACTGCGGAACCAGCCGGCACGGATGCACATGCCGCTGCACCGCGCCATGCCGGTAAGGATACGGGTATGCTTCCGGCTGCTGCGGAGGGTACATCCCCCGCAAGCGGCATTACCGCGCCCCGGAAACGCATCCGGCAGCATGACGCGGCTTGCGCACCCTCTGCCGTCAGAAGCGAGGTGAACAGTATGACTGGCCTTCTGCCCCATACGCCCATAGCGCCGCCCGCGCATTTTCTGGTTTTTGACGTTGAAACCCGCCGCGCCGCCGCCGAGGTCGGCGGCTGGCACAAGGCCGGAGATATGGGGGTAAGCGTGGCCGTGGCCTACGACAGCCGCGCTGATGATTTTTTTTCCTACAGCCAGGATGAACTGCCCGCACTTTTTGAGCGCATGCGGGCTGCGGGCCTGGTGGTGGGTTTCAACAGCCTGCGTTTTGACTATGCCGTGTTGACACCCTTTGCGCCGTTTGACCTGCGCGGGCTGCCGAGCCTGGACCTTTTACAGCGGGTAAAGGAGCGGCTGAGCTACCGCATATCGCTTGACAATCTGGGCCAGGCCACCCTGAATGAACCCAAAAGCGCCGACGGACTGCAAGCCCTGCGCTGGTGGAAAGAAGGCAAGGTGGAAGAAATCACCGCCTATTGCCGCAAGGATGTGGACCTGACCCGTCGCCTCTATCTCTATGGCCTTGAGCATGGGCACCTGCTCTTTACCAACAAGGCTGGCGGACGTGTGCGTGTTCCCGTCAACTTTTCTCCCTTGTGA
- a CDS encoding acyltransferase, giving the protein MNMLRKALERGLTPANIISYLCLQAMTRWGRFWGTLRLRCKAVFVGVPVGQGVSAHGPVGLMRWPGSHISIGAGASLISSWRRATAAALASPVRLRTFGPGARIDVGPGAQLSGTSITARSTTISIGRQALLAPNCIIVDSDFHAHWPPEARATEPGMEGDRPVTIGDYAWIGLNCIILKGVTIGEGAIIGAGSVVTRDVPPHCLAAGSPARVLRHLAPGEDRTAAADRTVPAEDKSFPETARA; this is encoded by the coding sequence ATGAACATGTTGCGCAAAGCTCTGGAACGGGGCCTTACCCCGGCCAATATCATCAGCTACCTGTGCCTTCAGGCCATGACGCGCTGGGGCCGCTTCTGGGGGACCCTGCGCCTGCGCTGCAAGGCGGTGTTTGTGGGCGTGCCTGTAGGTCAGGGCGTCAGCGCGCACGGGCCTGTGGGCCTTATGCGCTGGCCGGGCAGCCATATTTCCATCGGCGCGGGCGCAAGCCTCATATCCTCCTGGCGGCGGGCCACGGCCGCTGCTCTGGCAAGCCCCGTGCGCCTGCGCACCTTTGGCCCCGGAGCGCGTATAGACGTGGGTCCGGGCGCGCAGCTCAGCGGCACGTCCATAACGGCCCGCTCCACCACCATCAGCATCGGCCGCCAGGCTTTGCTGGCCCCAAACTGCATTATCGTGGATTCGGACTTTCACGCTCACTGGCCGCCTGAAGCCCGCGCCACGGAACCGGGCATGGAGGGCGACAGGCCCGTAACCATCGGCGACTACGCCTGGATCGGCCTGAACTGTATCATCCTCAAAGGCGTCACCATTGGTGAAGGAGCCATTATCGGCGCGGGCAGCGTTGTAACACGCGATGTGCCGCCCCATTGCCTGGCCGCTGGCTCTCCTGCCCGCGTGCTGCGGCATCTCGCCCCCGGCGAGGATCGCACTGCGGCCGCGGACCGGACTGTCCCGGCCGAAGACAAGAGCTTTCCCGAAACCGCACGGGCTTAG
- a CDS encoding NADPH-dependent FMN reductase, which yields MSDLTFIGISGSLRRASRNTGLLRCCAAHLPEGVRMEMADISGLPFYNQDIEKPQAVKDLVARVTAADALVLACPEYNYSLAPALKNALDWLSREPDLAPLTGKAACIVGAGGGMGTSRSQYHLRQVCVYLNLRVLNRPELFSNAFSACFDDNGDVQDDGLTRQVTDVMQALAQWTRQLRK from the coding sequence ATGAGCGACCTTACCTTTATCGGTATATCAGGCAGCTTGCGCCGCGCCTCCCGCAATACCGGCCTGCTGCGCTGCTGCGCCGCGCACCTGCCCGAAGGAGTGCGTATGGAAATGGCGGACATTTCCGGTCTGCCGTTTTACAATCAGGACATCGAGAAGCCGCAGGCCGTCAAGGATCTTGTGGCCCGCGTCACTGCGGCCGACGCTCTGGTGCTGGCCTGCCCCGAGTACAACTACTCGCTGGCCCCGGCCCTGAAAAACGCGCTGGACTGGCTCTCGCGCGAGCCGGATCTCGCCCCGCTGACCGGCAAGGCCGCCTGCATTGTCGGCGCCGGGGGCGGCATGGGTACAAGCCGCAGCCAGTACCACCTGCGCCAGGTCTGCGTGTACCTGAACCTGCGTGTACTGAACAGGCCCGAGCTGTTTTCCAATGCTTTCAGCGCCTGCTTTGACGACAACGGCGATGTGCAGGACGATGGCCTGACCAGACAGGTTACGGACGTCATGCAGGCCCTTGCCCAGTGGACGCGCCAGTTGCGGAAGTAA
- a CDS encoding thioesterase family protein yields MKKKLEPGLSGTLEITVSEAMLACNVGSGLVDVFSTAMMIAWMEATAVATVQEILDHQGLGMTTVGTKVDISHMAATPCGMKVIFTAELVGMSSNGKGLTFKVSARDEVGLIGEGLHERVVVHKEKFESRTRDRKLCGC; encoded by the coding sequence ATGAAAAAAAAACTGGAACCCGGCCTTTCCGGTACATTAGAAATCACGGTCAGCGAGGCCATGCTGGCCTGTAACGTGGGCAGCGGGCTGGTAGATGTTTTTTCCACAGCCATGATGATCGCATGGATGGAGGCCACGGCCGTGGCCACGGTGCAGGAAATTCTCGACCATCAGGGTCTGGGCATGACCACTGTGGGTACAAAAGTGGACATTTCACACATGGCGGCCACCCCCTGCGGCATGAAGGTAATCTTTACCGCCGAGCTTGTGGGCATGTCGTCCAACGGCAAAGGACTGACGTTCAAGGTCAGCGCCCGCGACGAAGTGGGGCTTATTGGCGAAGGGCTGCACGAGCGTGTGGTGGTACATAAAGAAAAGTTTGAAAGCCGCACTCGCGACCGCAAGCTCTGCGGCTGCTAG
- a CDS encoding ammonia-forming cytochrome c nitrite reductase subunit c552, which yields MNKRIVTTALALATLLGVALLSGCQDVSTELKAPKYKTGIAETETKMSAFKGQFPQQYASYMKNNEDRIMTDYKGSVPYHKNDNVNPLPKGFKHAQPYLKNLWLGYPFMYEYNETRGHTYAIDDFLNIDRINRFAADGKGNLPATCWNCKTPKMMEWVSQYGDKFWSMDVNEFRAKDKINAHDETIGCANCHDPATMELRLYSEPLKDWLKRSGKDWQKISRNEKRTLVCAQCHVEYYFTHKDNGPAAKPVFPWDNGFNPEDMYQYYKGHGAKGPDGKPGPFVDWVHAASKVPMIKMQHPEYETFQDGPHGAAGVSCADCHMQYVREDGKKISSHWMTSPMKDPEMRACRQCHADKTGEYLRQRVLYTQQKTFDQLLKAQEMSVKAHEAVRLANAYEGHRAANYEALMAEAREMVRKGQLFWDYVSAENSVGFHNPAKALDTLMTSMECSQKAVDLATEATDFGIAPALAGDIKKLVPPILTLSRKLQQDPEFLKQNPWTRLLPALPKAEQVWEGQDRLTSQAGQDK from the coding sequence ATGAATAAGCGAATTGTGACCACGGCCCTGGCGTTGGCCACGCTGCTGGGCGTAGCTTTGCTCAGCGGCTGTCAGGATGTTTCCACAGAGCTGAAGGCCCCCAAGTACAAAACGGGCATTGCTGAAACGGAAACCAAGATGTCGGCCTTCAAGGGCCAGTTTCCGCAGCAGTATGCTTCGTACATGAAAAATAACGAAGACAGGATCATGACCGACTATAAAGGCTCGGTTCCCTACCACAAGAATGACAATGTGAATCCCCTGCCCAAGGGCTTCAAACATGCCCAGCCCTACCTGAAAAACCTCTGGCTGGGCTATCCGTTCATGTATGAATATAATGAAACGCGCGGCCACACCTATGCCATTGACGACTTCCTGAATATTGACCGCATCAACCGTTTCGCGGCCGACGGCAAGGGCAACCTGCCAGCCACCTGCTGGAACTGCAAAACCCCCAAAATGATGGAATGGGTGTCCCAGTACGGCGACAAGTTCTGGTCTATGGATGTCAACGAGTTCCGCGCCAAAGACAAGATCAACGCGCATGATGAAACCATCGGCTGCGCCAACTGTCACGATCCGGCCACTATGGAACTGCGCCTCTACTCCGAACCGCTCAAGGACTGGCTCAAGCGCAGCGGCAAGGACTGGCAGAAGATCAGCCGCAACGAAAAGCGCACCCTGGTCTGCGCCCAGTGCCACGTGGAATACTATTTTACCCACAAGGACAACGGCCCGGCCGCAAAGCCCGTATTCCCCTGGGATAACGGCTTCAACCCCGAAGACATGTACCAGTATTACAAGGGTCACGGAGCCAAGGGCCCCGACGGCAAGCCCGGTCCCTTTGTGGACTGGGTACACGCTGCCTCCAAGGTTCCCATGATCAAGATGCAGCACCCCGAATACGAAACCTTCCAGGATGGTCCCCACGGCGCGGCCGGCGTTTCCTGCGCGGACTGCCACATGCAGTACGTGCGTGAAGACGGCAAAAAGATCTCCAGCCACTGGATGACCTCGCCCATGAAGGATCCTGAAATGCGCGCCTGCCGCCAGTGCCACGCCGACAAGACCGGCGAATACCTGCGCCAGCGCGTGCTGTACACCCAGCAGAAGACCTTTGACCAGCTGCTCAAGGCTCAGGAAATGTCCGTCAAGGCTCACGAGGCCGTGCGGCTTGCCAATGCCTATGAAGGCCACCGCGCCGCCAACTACGAAGCCCTTATGGCCGAAGCACGCGAAATGGTACGCAAGGGCCAGCTGTTCTGGGACTACGTTTCAGCTGAAAACAGCGTGGGCTTCCACAACCCGGCCAAGGCTCTTGATACGCTCATGACCAGTATGGAGTGCAGCCAGAAGGCCGTTGACCTGGCCACCGAGGCCACTGACTTCGGCATCGCCCCCGCCCTTGCCGGAGACATCAAGAAGCTGGTTCCGCCCATTCTTACGCTGAGCCGCAAGCTCCAGCAGGACCCGGAATTCCTCAAGCAGAACCCCTGGACCAGACTGCTGCCCGCTCTGCCCAAGGCCGAACAGGTATGGGAAGGTCAGGACCGCCTGACCTCGCAGGCCGGTCAGGACAAATAA
- a CDS encoding cytochrome c3 family protein — protein MGTPRNGPWLKWLLGGVAAGVVLMGVLAYAMTTTDQRPFCASCHIMQEAAVTQKMGTHANLACNDCHAPHNLLVKLPFKAQEGLRDVVGNIMGHDIPRPLSLRTRDVVNANCKACHTQTNINVASMDAKPYCVDCHKGVAHMRMKPISTRTVAYE, from the coding sequence ATGGGTACACCCCGCAATGGACCCTGGCTGAAGTGGCTGTTGGGAGGCGTTGCGGCGGGCGTGGTACTAATGGGAGTTCTGGCCTATGCCATGACAACCACTGACCAACGGCCGTTTTGCGCCAGTTGTCATATCATGCAGGAGGCTGCCGTGACCCAGAAAATGGGAACGCACGCCAACCTTGCCTGTAATGACTGCCATGCCCCGCACAATCTTTTGGTCAAGCTGCCGTTCAAGGCGCAGGAAGGCCTGCGCGACGTGGTGGGCAATATTATGGGACACGACATTCCGCGTCCCCTGAGCCTGCGCACCCGAGACGTGGTGAACGCGAACTGCAAGGCATGCCATACCCAGACCAACATCAACGTGGCCAGCATGGATGCCAAGCCTTATTGTGTGGACTGCCACAAGGGCGTGGCCCACATGCGCATGAAGCCCATCAGCACAAGGACGGTAGCCTATGAATAA